One Nicotiana tomentosiformis chromosome 1, ASM39032v3, whole genome shotgun sequence genomic window, GGGTGGggaagtgcggccgcaaacatggatgtgcggaccgcacaacttgAACTTGCGGTCGCAGAAATGGAACTGCGGTTCAAAAATTTTTATGTGTGACCGCAGAAtagaagtgtggtccgcacatttttcattGGGGCCGCACATTAGAATTCCAAAAAGtaccaactctctgatgacagagattgGTCTGATCTACAGCCGCACAAacttttctgcggccgcaatggaATTTCTGCCGTACTCACAATTTCAATTGCGGCCGCAAAATCATGCTTGATCAAAGAACCCTATTCTCTACTTCTACGGACCACACAATTTCTTGTGCAGCCGCGGTGGAATTTCTGCGATCCGTACATTTTCAAGTGAGGCCGCAGGTTTCAAACCAAAGTCGATCAGACTCCTAGGGTTTATAACATTTTTCAACAATTGTCATGATATTACAAATTAAGCATGCAAATCACTTTACCCAGTACCCATAAAGAAATTAGTAGTTGACCCAACATAGATTAAACCCCACATGGTAGTAAAATTGAaatctattgacaaatggcctaaaactatctaacaaattataaatttaactaaaagttgaaattttttatgAGAAACTAGACATACCAGATATGAAGGAGTGCAACTAAGTGATCACAGATGTGTACGGACTGTGGTAGATGATTGAACAGATGATTTCCAAGTTTTAGAATTTAgagtgctcagagagggaaaaaacTTAGTAAAGTGGACTTAGGCTACTATTTTTACTTGCATGCAGATTTGGGAAACAAAAGAGGAGTGTGACAGCAAAATTCCTTCTGTGgcccgcactctgttacctggagGCTCAATAGCCTTTGTTGAcatacggtccgcacaatttgtgGTGTGACCGCATATTTTGACTGCCGACCGCATAATTCGATGTGCGGCCGTAGATTGGCCATTTCTTTAACAGACCAAACTCTAGAGAGTTTGCAATTTCCCATCTCAATTTTTGCGGCCGCAGTTGCCTTCTTATGTACCATTCAAAATTATGTGGTGCGCACAATACATGTGCGATCCACACTTTTTacacacttagccaattttctgATCACAGTTCatgtaaagcacactcattcctgcaacacacatcaaatccagttagcacaaaataacacctatctacaaaagaagaaatgaaaaggaaaaagaaagcatgggttgcctcccaagaagcgcctgatttaatgtcgcggcacgatgcagattaccatcacttcaaatgaaaaACCGGCACCATGTGGCCATCATTAGCTTGTCCCAAATAATACTTCACTCGGtcaccattgactcggaatacctcatcatttttgttcttcaagtccaatgcaccaaaaggtgtcacacccacaatttcatccaattcattcaaatgtacaacccgcaagttagcgcctgcatcccaatcaagattcagcttctttaaagcccacatggctttgtgctcaagttccacaggaagatgacaagattttcCAAAAaacaaccggtatggagacatcctaaaaagagttttgaaagcagtccgataggctcatagtgcatcatcaagcttatTTGACCAAttcgtccggttagcattcactatttttgacaagatactctttatctcccagttggagacatccacttgaccgctagctttaggatgatagggagtcgtaactttataaGTGACACAATAATtactaagcaaagtgtcaaataCCTTGTTGAAAAAATGCGacccccccatcgcttatgatagggcgcagagtaccaaatcttgttaaaatattcttcttcaagaattccaccacactcctcgcttcattgttgggtagactAACGGCCTCAACCCAATTAgtacataatcaaccgcgaccaagatgcgGGTGTTTCGACAAGAAGTCACAAAaagacccatgaagtcaataccccacacgtcAAAGATATCGATCtctaaaatggtagtgagaggtaTTTCATTCTTCTTCAAGATTCCACAGGCTCGTTCGCATTCATCACATATTTTCACCTTATCACTTGCATATTTgtagagagtgggccaatagGAACCACAACTTAGCACAATAGCCGTCGTTtttgctccgccatggtgaccaccataaggcgaagaatggcaagcctcaagaataacattttgctcCTCAtttggtacacatcttctaattaccccatccatgaaaatccggaagaggtaaggctcgtcccaataataatcttgacaatcccgtttgagattcttcctttgatttgaagagaactcatccaggaTGATTCCACatacaaggaagtttgctagattgGAAAACCATTGTGCCTCCTTCATTGAAATgaccaagagttgctcatcggggaaggagtcattgatttcaaggacatcatgcggcctcccctgctcctccaaatgagacaagtggtctaccacttgattttcactccctttccgatcttgaatgtcaatatcaaactcttttaacaatagcacccatctcgtcaacctagcttttgaatctttattgctcataagatagcgaagtgccgcatgatccgtatgaaaaataaactttgcacccatcaagtatagGCGGAACtcctcaattgcaaacacaatggcaaggagctcttttttaGTAATAGTGTAAtttacttgggcatcattcatggtcttactagcatagtagaacGGATGAAAAATCTTATTGATACATTTCCCCAAAACTAATCCAACcactacatcactagcatcgcatatgagctcaaaaggaatactccaattatgagagttgataatgggagttgtagtcaacttgaactttagcaattcaaaggctaTCATGAAATCATCAatgaagttaaacttagcatctttctctaaaGGCCTTCACAGGGgtttcaccactttggaaaaatcctttatgaagcgcCGGTAAAACCCCGTGTGagccaagaaacttctcacgccttTCATTGATGTTGGAGGTgcaagtttagaaatcacctctatatTCGCCTCGTCGACCTCAATgcccttctttgaaattttgtggccatgagcaatgccctcctcgaccatgaaatgacatttctcaattcaacaccaagttcatttcttcacactttgccaatactttatccaaatttgccaagaaatcatcaaaagaatccccaactaccgaaaagtcatcctTGAAGACTTTAAGGTAGTCCTCGACCATATTCGTAAAGATCACCATCATACACTGTTGAAATATTGCCGGTgtattgcataagccaaatggcatccgcttgaaagagaAAGTGCCATAAGGACAAGTGAAAGTTTTTTATCTTGATCTTtcggggcaataaggatttggttatagcccgaatatccatctagaaagcaatagaaagaaTGGCCAggcaacctatcaagcatttggtcaagaaaggggaGTGGGAAATAGTCTTTCCTTGTCAGTTTGTTTatcttccgatagtccatacacactctccacccggttaCCGTTTttgttggaatcaactcgttcttatcattggtgaccaaaATTATGCCCCCCCCCCTTCTTaaggacacattgcaccggagaaatccacgaactatcagaaatggggtagaccaccctggcatctaaccacttgatgatctcctttttgaccacgtcttgcatggATTCATTGAGTATCCTTTGATGTTCTATGGAGGGTTTGgaatcttcctccaagttaatcgtGCACATGCAAAACGCGGGGCTTATTCCCTGAATATCTGCCAAAGTCCTCCCAATAgatttcttcctcttgtggagcaccgccaatgtagagtcaacctgcacgttagtcaaaaagaggaaagaataaccggtaataaagaacaaaggccaaggaattcatacatgagatgtggaggcaatggcttcaactcaaAGATAGGGGgatcttcaattgaaggctttgtaggaggagttttcctattctcaagattcAAGGAAAGcttccggggtgcatagttgtacgaccccattccttgtaaaGAATCAACACATTCAACGAAGCCATCCATCTCGCCATCATCAAAATTTAGAAAGACagcctccaacatgtcacccacattaatcgtggcaattgtatcatcaataatcacatcggtcaccaagtccacgaacaaACACACTTCATTGAGATTTGGTTGCCTCACTATtcgaaaagtgagttctccggattccacatcaataagagccttccccatagcaaggGAAGGTCTACTAAGAATAATCGggacctcataatcaacttcataatcaagaataacaaaatctatTGGGATAATGAACTTGTCAACTAGAACCAATACATCCTTAATCACCCCAACgatctcttcattgtacgatcagccatttgtaatctcatagatgtaggtcttggttgcccaattcccaatgtcttgaaaaccaaatagggcatcaaatttatacttgccctaagatcacaaagagctttggaAAACTCGGCAATTCCAATGGTGCAAGGGATTGTGTAAGTAccaggatcttccaacttaggatcCATCGAATCcataattgcactcacttgatgagtgactttgatagtttcaaaattcatcgatcgcttctttgtcaccaagtccttcatatacTTTTCATAACTAGGCATTTTCTCCAAGGCTTCAAGtaatggcacatttatcgagAAACTCTTCATTATATCAATGAGCTCTTTAAATTGATTCTCGCCATAtttcttggcgagcctttgagggaatggaggaggtggcttaggcaatggtgccttagccgtTTGCACTAcaggttccggtatgtcaatcacatgctccctagacgggttcacttcctcttaaGTCTCGTCCACCGTGTCATCAATATAATTACGCACTTCATCATTAGCTTGCACTACATTGGttgggatctcctcttcttctaccacttgctcatcatccacaagttgcctttgacttgaggtgggtacattcccacctcttccacttcttgtagtaacgaccATGTCATGacccgtattgttcccacccttcgggttcaccaccgtgtcacttggtagtgacCCCTTAGGACAAGCATTTAGAgattgagagatttgacccatttgcacctCTAAATTGCAGATCAATGTGTTGTGTGAAACAAGTTGGGCATTggaatcggcattcttctccatcatttatttgtacatgttctcaatacatctcatttcattgttggaagaactagtaccatgggaaggataagggggtgagttgctcggttgttgagacatcgggggcctttgaaaacctgacccccgatttccttgattattgttccacccgccttggttgttgcctccccaattgccttggttattattgttatgccaattcccttggttatttcttccactccaattgccttgattgtttccaccactccaattaccttgattcaaattgccttgattgtttgaaggtttccattgttgttggctagggccttggaagttgtttctttgcccttgaaaattcttcacatattggacctccacttcttggtcattgtaagattcatcttgagcAAATCCACTATCAGCTTGCACAAAAttatccactctttgttgcacttgtgaacttcttgttcttcgcttgttcaccatcatatttactccctccattgcattgacttgcctcagGTTTTTCACttattgaagttgagcctttgccaattggttcatggtggtagtccacttggctatggcttgtccatgatcatgcaactctttgtgaaggtgaacCACGTTGGGGTCACTTTATGGAACATTAGCTCGAGATTGCCACGCGGAAGAAGTATCTACCATCTTATCCAAGATATCACGCACAttcgcataaggcgtagtcatgaagttcccaccgacaagttgattcactacacattggttggttgtattgatcccccgataaaaagtttgttgaattatgttctccgtcatatcaatgttggggcactctttcaccattgttctatatctttcccatatctcgtgtggTGGTTtattgggctcttgtttgaatactagaatttcatcccgaagaatagccatgtgcccgggagagaagtacttagagaTAAATTTCTCtgctagttcatcccaagtatgaatggaatgatttggtaaacgttccaaccaatctaaagctttcccccatagagagaagggaaaaagactTAGCCTCAAAGAATGctcagagacatttgtttgtttgctcccccaacacgtatctacaaaccccttcaaatatttATATGCTTTTTGACCcagtgcaccggtgaagaacccttgttgctcgagcaaagtgagcatcacgttggttactTGGAAGTTGCTCGTCATAATATGGGGAGGGACTGTATCACTTGCATGCCCTTCATACgtcaacacccggtgtggagccgctcgtggtggagttGGGGGTGGAGAGGGTACATTTTCTTGAGGTGGTCGGCCTCGTCAATTGGACTGAGGTTCAAGAAGGACcacatccatttgatcatcctcaaaaTTCACATTCCACACGGCTATGTTTCCTAGATCATTATtttccatgattgcacctacaatactcacacgttagtaacaaggaagaaaatgaagatatcccaaaaacacacctaaatatatagctaacaccatttttagctccccgacaacagggccaaaaattgatctcgtctaatttcactcctctattcaAGGTTATGAAAACGGTCAATGCAAtagtagtacccaacaagagtcggggtcgaattccacaggGAGATATGTGAATGGGAATTAGTCGTATATATCTTAGcgtgtgagtttgtatatctaaatttgcacttccgcaAAGTTTGGTTGTTTAAAAACCTAAATTACACTATGATTGCAATTTAAAGACTGAAACTacgaaattatttttgttgtttttcaaatgatataaaaagactagggctatgaccttcacctagatGTTTCCCTAATGAGTTGTAAAATTTAGAGCTTGTTTTATTTGTTGGGGTGCATTATAGGTATCAACACTCGGTTACCCActaatacctctcggtcagagagtgatttttcccaagttggctttctcaagtccaaatggatattGAAGAAAACGGTtgaataaaagctcaagtcgggttttaatatctctaggttcaaccctttaattaggcttaTCAATCtatcgattgacccaatttcttgttagccaagtttttttatactaagtctctctttctcaagtagagaccaagtcaaatagcatgaactaatgtttgaaaccattaattcttcaaatgaAAGCAAGAATAAGGCTAAATattaaacacccaaccataaacaagcaacaaatcaaacacccattaagtttacacagtagggttgggtgacaaccctagtacaaatctagctactcatgtttaaattggaagaaaaagaagaagaaatgataattaaacctatattgctaattaaaatgataaactctatgttcaaaaagctcaaaatagcaaaaactactaaaaagtgTAAAAGGAACTgtctactgtagcagctgatgtaACAAATTAAcctaaaaagtgaaactcttctatttatacaaggctagaattttcaaataaaaatgcCCTATCGGAGGTCCTACGACCGCAAAATTCCATGTGTGGTCgacacttttcttcagcttgacaggattggaaatctgcggccacataattctGATTTGCGGCGACACTGCACTCTTTTTGCGGTCTGCACAAATGTAAGTGCCGCCGCACCTTgtttttctgcggtccgcacaaatgtgACTGCAACCGCGTAGCTCTTCTTCGGCGTccgcacaataattatgcggtccgcatttttGGTAGGTTTGAGATGCAGGTTGTCTCGACCAaaatctccctccgtaagacgacgtgatgtcacctagtctctactactaggtaagcctatcaaattGCGGAAATAtcaaaaatggaagtaaaacttaacaactaactgtaaacGATAACCAAATAACAGGTAACAATGCCACTTGGCGTGTACAATGACCAACACTCTAGATAATACACGGTATTCCAAAAactcggaacatcataagtcacaagctacagaaggaaattagaatctctatacactagagtctaataaaaataatacggagggtaaatgacataggagagaatagagggggactccgaggtctgcggacgtggcagatgtaccttgaagtctccgtacagcagcaagcactcttagctaatagcggggctgataagaagcacttggatctacacacaaaacatgtgcagaagagtagcatgaatacatcacaacggtacccagtaagtgccaagcctaacctcggtagagtagtgacgcgGTTAGGTCTGgaccctactgggatataataataagacataaaatataataaaatgcaagtaaaatggagaatttaacagaaagaattcacaaggaaataacaacacaacacaatgtgataacaacatgggcgctcccgagataccgtctcatagtcccaaaaataaatactaaacatcaacaggggatctcccgagataccgtctcgtagtcccaaaagtaaataggCAAGtagatctcctgaggtaccacctcgtagtctcaaaagtaaatttacagggggggatctcccgaggtaccgcctcgtagtcccaaaagtaaatatacagggagaactcccgaggtaccgcctcatagtctcaaaagtaaaaatatagggagaactctcgaggtactctctcgtagtctcaaaagtaaatatgcagggagaactcccaaggaaaccgcctcatagtctcaaaagtaaacacacagctcaaaccaataaatacaacagttaacagcaagatttctacttaatactgataaagaacaaggaaaagcaggaaatcaactaggcatgcttcatagAGTTCAAATAAGAAGTTAAatcacgtagacatgcgatattagactaaacaggataactacacatattggaatagctcaactaagaatgaaaacagactaatactcatttaaacggtataactcaattaaaggaaaaacaagtTGCTACTCGGTAAAAgtatcgggttttacaacaaatagaccgtatacgcactcgtcacctcacgtacatgtcGTTCACAtctcacaacagtaccaaatcctaagggggatttcccccacacaaggtcaggcaagccatttacctcgaaccaagctcaataaaTCTAGAACAATGCCTTTACCTGGAATATCCGACTCTAAATGGCCCAAacctagccaaaatcaattacatacaaTAAGaatctaatctaattaatgaaatcaaaactaaagcaagaaattaaaaaatcgccccaaaaagcctccccgggatcatgtctcggaatcgggtaaaagtcacaaaatatgaacactcattcactcacgagcatggttatgtaatttgttttggaatccgatctcaatttgaggtctaaatccccattttacatAAATACCTAAGTCTACCCAAAAACCCCAATTTTCATCATGAAAATCATAAGATTTTGGTTGAAAGCTTAGGAAatttagtgaaagattgaaagaaactagtttagaatcacttaccaatgatttgggaaagaaaggttctttgaaaaatcgcctctagggtttcttgttttgaacATTTGAGAGAATAAACCAAAATCCCatctaagtcccattttgatcagttgcagatatcgcatttgtgacctggggttcgcaaatgcaaagtcctTCCCATCTCTGCTTTAATCACAAATATGA contains:
- the LOC138908864 gene encoding uncharacterized protein, with amino-acid sequence MEKNADSNAQLVSHNTLICNLEVQMGQISQSLNACPKGSLPSDTVVNPKGGNNTGHDMVVTTRSGRGGNVPTSSQRQLVDDEQVVEEEEIPTNVVQANDEVLQTAKAPLPKPPPPFPQRLAKKYGENQFKELIDIMKSFSINVPLLEALEKMPSYEKYMKDLVTKKRSMNFETIKVTHQVSAIMDSMDPKLEDPGTYTIPCTIGIAEFSKALCDLRAKIVGVIKDVLVLVDKFIIPIDFVILDYEVDYEVPIILSRPSLAMGKALIDVESGELTFRIVRQPNLNEVCLFVDLVTDVIIDDTIATINVGDMLEAVFLNFDDGEMDGFVECVDSLQGMGSYNYAPRKLSLNLENRKTPPTKPSIEDPPIFELKPLPPHLMYEFLGLCSLLPVILSSF